Sequence from the Phragmites australis chromosome 11, lpPhrAust1.1, whole genome shotgun sequence genome:
ATATTATCAACACAGAAAGCGCAAAATTGTTACATAAGCGCTAACTCAGACAAGTTTGCAGCTGCTGTGATATTCTGGTATCACAGTAGATTGTATAGATACACATTGATTAGAAAACAGCAATGCTACGTGGGAGCCAGGTGTAGCGGAAGAGGACTACTAATGCCTGACAAACCCACCAAGAGCTTGCACCAGCAACCTATTGGCTGAGTAATTTGGAATCGCAGGCCACAATCTTCACCTTTCCCACTTGTTCTGTGGTCTCCTCGTTCTTGAATTGTGCGTCTGTCAAGATGAATGTCCAGACATTGTCACAGAACCTGTAGGTGTGCAGATGGCCCTGTATAGACAAAAGAACGGACATCGGTACCCGGACAAGGTATCAGTGCAATACAAACGCATGACAAACATGTCAACGAGCAGAAGCCGAATTCTGAAGTACAGATGATGAATGCAGTATTGTAGTGACAACGGGCAGTATTACAGGATGGGAAACACTGAACCATGATACCTTCTCCTGTATCAAACCACTTAtgacgtgtgtgtgtgtgtgtgtgtgtgtgtgtgtgtgtgtgttaaaCACAGGTTCTTGGACGACTGTGCTCAAGAATGGCAACATTTTGGAGGAGTGCCAATTTCTCAAATTCCCATTGAGTAAACAATTGAGATACATCAATGCCCATTCCACCACTAATGATTAGAACCAAAAGTGAAATTTTAGTTAAAGTTATTAGAAAAGGAGTATCTCAAACCtactcaaataaaaatataaaatgcagCAGGCATCATCACATGCCTTGCATCCTCTGCATGTTACTCGGTAGCTAAGCATCAACATAAGATATATCATCAAATGTTTACAGGTATCAAAATACGACAAAAAGGCTACAGTGAACATTTGCATGTAAAAGATAAACACATTACCCACTAtgagaaaccaaattttgcCTTCAAAGATAGAACATGCCTCAACTGTTAGTTGGTCAAGCAGCAATTGGAAACAGAAAAATTTCCATGATTATTGCAGAAGCTGTACACTTGTCATTTTGAAAATGCATAAACAGCGGGCTCTGAGTGGTTTCTCTAAAGGTAATGTCGACCTAGTTGCAGGCATAAGTATAAAAGAGTTCACATGGTTGGGCACGAGCAACATGCCATCTGCGTGTGCAGGCATGCCATTGTGATGTCCCCAGCTCATGTGTACATCTGCATGCGGCCTAGTCTGTTCAGTGTTTTCAATATACACATGCAGCTTTCGTCACTTTCTTTGTAAGGTAGTTCAAGTCTGAGGCTTTCATGCTACGATCTgccatgttttttattttgtgccgTGAATGGCATTTGTTCACATGGTTGCACGTAAGACAACTagttcattttttatttatttttttgcaaaagggTCCGGGAGTAAGAACAGCTTTCTCAAAATAGAAAATGAACATGGTACTCATAACAAGTAAAACACAGTCTTCTGTTAATCCATGTtctaatctcttttttttttatcaggtTCAACTACAATTCGGGCATGGGAAAATGATATCCAAATTCCCACTACACTGCCACGGAAGAATCAGCTATCTGACTATGAAATTCGAAGGCATTTGACCCTAATGTCAGCGTAAAGCTTCATTTTGTTGAAGATTAATCTGGCCACAACAAAATGTTGACATACCACATTCTACCATTCATTTTCCCCACACAAGGTTTCTTACAAAATTCATGTTACTGATTTGGCTATTAAGCAGGTCCCGCAGCActtgatgtgaagcaaataaAGAGAACTGAAACTGTGCTCCAAAAAGTACGTGTGAGATAAGCCTAAGCCTCAAAAGCTGTCGTGTATCTATGCCCATACACCATATTGACACCTTGTTAGTTTTTGCTACTCTTTTCCATGAACTCCAGTGTTCCACAATTTGTGCAATACTCTTAAGTACTCGTAACATTTCATGCAAGGCAAATTGTCAAATAGAATTTTGATTACCAATAGTGAATATCGAGTAGTAATTAGTATGTGGAGAACAAAAGGTTTAAATTTTCTTTACCAATATGTGGGTAAAAAATCTATTTGACTAATTGCAGTGCAGATTCAAGACACAGTACAGGTTAGGTATTAATTGCCTAGAAATTAAACATATTAACCATGCCTCAAAAGGATGTAACTATATAGGCGGACAAAATACTTGATAACTGCATAATAATTGTGAAGCATAATGAACCAACAAATGTAAACTACTGTTAAATCCAATTTGGCCTATTTACAGAATAAATACCATGCTAATGGTGACCTGAGTCTGGAATGTAGAAAAATAGCATGCGGGAATCGCTGCACCGGTCTGCTTGCTTAGGCGGCATGAAGCGCCATGAGCCGTGTGTTCTACTATGACCCATTTTGAAATAAACAGGGGATGTCATCTCGTTATTCTCTCCCAACCTAAAGGAAGATGTGTACAATGGACAATCTACTTTGAACCACTACTGCATGAACATACCTTAACATTAACTTTGCTCTTCACTTGGTTTTCCAACGCATCCGTCATAGACTGATGAGCatcacaaacaaacaaacagagtCAAACACAAGATTTCCCATAGGAATTTACACGAAAGGAAAAGCAGTGAGATGGGCCTTGCACCTTGTCAAACTGGACAAGGACCTGAATAGCGAGCTCCGGGCTGAGGGTGCCGCTAGAGACCATCTCGTCGAGCGTCTCGGTGAGGCACATGCCGATGGTGGACCTCCGGTACAGCTCGAAGGTGGCCATGGGCGTCGCCTGCACGAGCATACACACACCCTGCTGTTAACTACTACCACCAGCCTTCATCTATCGAGTCACCTATGAACCAAAAGATTCCCCTTTGATACGAGCGAGTACATCAGGGGAGCAGCGAACTGGATGGATTGGAGGGGAAGGAAGAAAGATTTGGAATTTGAGCGCTACCTCACCTCCCCTAACCTAACCTCAGAGCGAAGGGAAAGATAGGAGCAATCAATCGCAGGGAGCAAGCAAGAAGGATAGGGTTTCTTACCAAGGAAACAAGAAATCAATCCAAGTTCCGCAGGGATGGATCTCCGCTCCTCGGAAGTCCAGTCAAGTACCAGCAGAGGAGGGGGAGGACGGCGACGCGagaggtggaatggaagggaaGAGATGGGTGGATCGCGATGGAGccgagcggcggcggaggcggaggcggaggcgagcTGCAGAGAGCAACAGGGAGAGCAGCCGTGCTTGGCCCACAGCCGATTATAAGGGACGAGGCAGATTGTCTTACTACGCTACGCCCGTTTATACTAGTACAGTATAAATAGAggtatagaaaaaaaaagttatatacATAGATAATTGAACAGCAGTATAGCACATAGATTCATTGTCATAGGATTTAAGACGCGCTATGCTGTACCTATCGTGCATTTTTATTGTCCTGAGCATGATAGGAAAAGACTAACAAAACTAGGTTAATCAATTTTGGACATCCCAAAATTTACTAATGactttatcaatatttaacatatttatttaattatactAAAACCAGTAGAACTTTCATACATACACATAActttaacatgtagacgacagtaatataaacccaacaaaattggtttcatatttttttagctctagatatttttctatgtattttagattatttaaGCTGATTTATCAGTACAACTAATATTTCTTTCAATATTTACTAGAATTTCCCTAAAATCAAAATACCATAAAATACTTTTTCTACCAGGGTCCATTACCAGGGCTATTGCAGACTGTTTTGTGTTCGGTGTGGGCCGGGCCGTGTCGATTTGGACCTGGTTGTATTTGAACCCCAGCCATGAGCTGGAGATAGATAAGCGATGACATCAGACCCTTTGAGCGTCATCTTTTTCCTCCTCTTGTATCTTCCCGTCTCTTCCCCGGTTCTCCTCGTTCCCATTCGATTCGTGAGCTCGTCAGTGACCTCGACGCCGTCCAGAACGTTACACCACACATatggataattttttcttaTCGTATAGTATCTAACTCATCTTAATTACCATTACTATACCATTTTATGTATCCGCGAATAATATTATTATGATAAACACATGAGATGAACTAAACATCACTCGCCCAAATTTGAATTATCATGCATAAGGCTGTTAGGCCCCTGTCCTCACAAACTAAAATCCTCGGCCCTAGCTCTACGAGGATGGCCGGCTGGCCGGGAACATATATACATGACAAAAGTTGGCCTGTCGGATAGACAGATTGATTGCCCTATATCGTATGTCCCTAATTTATCTCaacaatgacatgtattcttcAGATGTGTAgcacctatatatatacacctagCTAGAGGCACATCGACCAACCACATGAGATCGATGGACTAACATATTTTAATTTCTTAGGTGAAGAGATCGACTGATCGAACTGATGCTGTTCATCTACAAGCACGCTAGGTATGTACTAGTGCTCAATGCTAGCTGATGGTTGGAAGCTAACCATACTACTCAAGTAGGGTTGGCATGCGGTCGATCATACGATAGGCACTTGCAGCTGTGAGGCATTATTTTCGGTTGGTATTGTATTGTTTAAGGCACAAATAGGTCCACTACTAAAGAACAAGTTATAAATAGCGtctcatcagtgttggttcgaGCATAACTAAAACTGTtgatgtatcagtgtcggtttataaACTCCCGAGTGCAAACCACGATTAAGGCGCCAAGAATCGACATTGATAGGCTAACCATGCTACTCGGGTAGCGTTGGCATGCAGTCGATCATACGATAGGCACTTGCAGTTGTGAGGCATTATTTTTCAGTTGGTGTTGTGTTGTTTAAGGCATAGATAGgtccactactatagaacatgtTATAAATAGTGTCTCATCAGTATCAGTTCGAGCATAATTGATACTGTTgatatatcagtgtcggttcttaaactctcgcGTGCGAACCACGATTGAGGCgtcaagaaccgacactgataggcTAACCATACTACTCGGGTAGCGTTGGTATGCAGTCGATCATACGATAGGCACTTGCAGCTGTGAGGCATTATTTTTCGGTTGGTGTTGTGTTGTTTAAGGCATAGATAGgtccactactatagaacatgtTATAAATAGCGTCTCATCAGTGTTAGTACGAGCATAACCGATACTGTtgatatatcagtgccggttcttaaactctcgcGTGCGAACCACGATTacctatcagtgctggttcttggCGCTTCAATTATTGCTCGCACGcgagagtttaagaaccagcactgatagtcattaCCAGTGCCGGTTGGAACTAGAACCGCACTGATGCATgtgttatatttatatctaGCACTTAGCCGCTCTCCTCATTTGCTCCATTTAGCCTggcgccgctcctcctccctgaTTGCCACCTCCTCTCCGTCCGCAGCCTCCTCGTCGTGCGTTGGCTTGTTGCCTTCTCGTCCTCGTCCTTATCGTGCGTcggcccgccgcctcctcctcctcgtcgtgcgCTGACCGCCGCCTGCTCGTCCTTGTCGTGCGTTGGCccgctgccgcctcctcgtcctcatcatGTGTCGGCCCACTGTCGCCTTCTCGTCCTCGTCGCACGCTAGCCCACCGTTGCCTCCTCAACGTCCCCATAGCGAGCAACAGtggcagtggaggtggagggcgtaGATCTAGGCAGCGTGGATGCGGCCGCTCCATCCTATGTGGCCGCCTGGGTCCAGGTGACCACCCTCATACTCCTGGCCTCAAGATGCTCAACGGCGTATCCCCTTCCTACCCGAAAGAGCCACGAAACATTtgggttagttctcaaattcaagttagcaaattgtagttagcaaaattatagttagcaaattgtagttagtaATTTTAGTTAGCTAATTTAGGtcctgaaattagatatgtattttagttcataatatgttggcttattattagatgtgtatatcatgatattagatgtgtatcgctatatcagtgttttagatgttaccatcacttccCATTAAAtaactagtttgttactttCTTATTCTGTAATTGATGATTTGACATAATTGCTAGATTATCCACATGTACCGATTGATATGGTATTGCTGTTTTTTTCTCTAGGCATGTAGACGTAACTATGACTTATCTTAGGTACATCTGCATGCTCAGAGATGAAAATATCTTTGCTATGAATTATAAGAAGGTCAGTTAATATTGCAGTTTCAGTTAACAAATTCAAAAGTTAACATGTCGATTGATGTAGATACTTCCTTATCTACAATGGCTATATGATATTATTACGgaccttggtggcacaccacctgtGATGACGATCACATTGGTTGAcaacaataaaatgaagatcactatctcttttagcattgcttttcctaaaggatgatatatcactttaacagcATCAAGCTCCGAAATAGATCAAAGACTTATGGCTGAAAGATCTGGTGTACATGCGCTTCTACAATCGGTTAACCTGTAACTTGTATATATGTTTT
This genomic interval carries:
- the LOC133885258 gene encoding transcription initiation factor IIA subunit 2; this encodes MATFELYRRSTIGMCLTETLDEMVSSGTLSPELAIQVLVQFDKSMTDALENQVKSKVNVKGHLHTYRFCDNVWTFILTDAQFKNEETTEQVGKVKIVACDSKLLSQ